One Candidatus Methylomirabilota bacterium genomic window, GTGTACACGCTCCCCGATCGGCTCCTCCTCGAGCTGCCGCCCGGCCTCACCCAGAAGACGCTGCTCCTCCTCGACAAGTACCTGATCTCGGAGAAGGTGGCATTCGAGCCGCTGGACGAGGCCTACGCGGTGCTGTCGGTGCAGGGAGCCCAGGCGCCGGCGTTGCTGGCGCGGCTCGCCGACCAACCCATGGATCTGGCCCCGCACGGCCACGTCGAGGCGACGGTGGCGGGCATCGCCACGCGCGTCGTTCAACGGTCTGAATTCGGCGCGCGGCCGGGCTTCTTCATCTGGACCGCGCCCGACGCGGCGCCTTCGCTGCGCGCGGCGCTGGAGGGGGCCGGCGCCACGCCGGTGGAGCCCGCGGTGGCCGAGGTGCTGCGCGTCGAGGCCGGCGAGGCGGCCTACGGGCAGGACGTGGACGAGTCCGTGATCCTGCCCGAGACCAACCTCGAGCACCTCGTGTCCTACACCAAGGGCTGCTACATCGGCCAGGAGGTGGTGGCACGCGTGAAGTACCGGGGTCACGTCAACCGCGTGCTCACCGGCCTCACGCTCGGGGGGCAGCGCGTGCCCCCGCCGGGCGCGGCGGTGGTCGCGGGGGAGCGCGAGATCGGGCGCGTCACCTCCGCAGTGCATTCCCTGGGGCTCGGCGTCCCCATCGCCCTCGCCTATGTGCGCCGCGAGCATCTGGCAGCCGGATCGGAGGTCACCGTGCGCGTCGAGGACGCCCTCCTCCCCGCGCGGGTGACCCCGCCGCCGTTCATCTAGTCGCATCGTCGAGTCGCATCGTCGACGAGGAGCTTCCTCTGCACGAGAACCGCCTGGCGCGCGAGACGAGTCCGTACCTCCTGCAGCACCGGCACAATCCCGTGGACTGGTATCCATGGGGAGACGAGGCTTTCGCCCGGGCGCGCGCGGAGGATCGTCCGCTCCTCCTGTCCATCGGCTACTCCGCGTGCCACTGGTGCCACGTGATGGAGCGCGAGTCGTTCGAGAATCCCGAGATCGCCGGGCTGATGAACTCGCTCTTCGTCAACGTGAAGGTCGATCGCGAGGAGCGCCCTGATGTCGACCAGATCTACATGCAGGCCGTCCAGGCGATGACCGGCCACGGCGGTTGGCCGATGACGGTGTTCCTCACCCCGGAGGGTGTGCCGTTCTACGGGGGCACCTATTTCCCACCCGAGGATCGACACGGCATCCCGGCCTTCCCCCGCGTGCTCCAGGGCGTGGCCATCGCCTATCGCGAGCGGCGCGGTGAGGTAGTGGAGGCGGGACGTCAGCTCCTCGAGCAGATGCAGCAGGGCGAGCGGCTGCGCGCGTCCGTCACCATGCTCACCGACGACGTGCTGATGTCCGCCTTCCAGAATGTGTCCGGCCAGTTCGACGAGCGCGACGGCGG contains:
- a CDS encoding aminomethyltransferase family protein, which translates into the protein MSNASGPAEQYRAVRETAGVIDRSSVGKAEVEGRDRASFLQGMLSNDVKALAPGQGCAAAFLDAHGKVMALLRVYTLPDRLLLELPPGLTQKTLLLLDKYLISEKVAFEPLDEAYAVLSVQGAQAPALLARLADQPMDLAPHGHVEATVAGIATRVVQRSEFGARPGFFIWTAPDAAPSLRAALEGAGATPVEPAVAEVLRVEAGEAAYGQDVDESVILPETNLEHLVSYTKGCYIGQEVVARVKYRGHVNRVLTGLTLGGQRVPPPGAAVVAGEREIGRVTSAVHSLGLGVPIALAYVRREHLAAGSEVTVRVEDALLPARVTPPPFI